The following proteins come from a genomic window of Corallococcus sp. NCRR:
- a CDS encoding glycosyltransferase: MELFPIHLLFIVVLMNRYILGPFLRRLKGRRFERVDDTYRPRVAIVIPLFNEGQGIYHTVKALLEQDYPSELTEIIVVDDCSRDDSFAWATKAAEGHPNVRVMRNPENMGKRKGINRGVRAAEDAEIIVSVDSDVVVEKSAVRQLIRRFVHPNVAAVGGRTFVSNRHQNWLTRMIEIKFHFAQKWLKDLERSFRQVMCLSGCLTAYRRSVLLELEPILESRAIAGIPIKYGEDRFLTRQIVKHDYETVYTLDAFCFTAAPATLAGYFSQQLRWRRSNLVDLICGLSHAWRLHPVITVHYVSQLALLLSYPVVIVHNMLNGEFWDILAFHFLVIGLLGFIYRLETRYLPEDRRVHPVSFLPMALLMPVTYALFTPLALLTLDSGSWETRGSPTTAPAPSPVPAPAKLTSNSAGEGTPS, translated from the coding sequence ATGGAACTGTTTCCCATCCATTTGCTGTTCATCGTCGTCCTGATGAACCGCTACATCCTCGGCCCCTTCCTGAGGCGGCTGAAGGGGCGGCGGTTCGAGCGGGTGGATGACACCTACCGCCCCCGGGTCGCCATCGTCATTCCGCTGTTCAACGAAGGCCAGGGCATCTACCACACGGTCAAGGCGCTGCTGGAACAGGACTATCCCAGCGAGCTCACCGAGATCATCGTCGTGGATGACTGCTCGCGCGACGACAGCTTCGCGTGGGCCACCAAGGCCGCGGAGGGGCACCCCAACGTCCGGGTGATGCGCAACCCGGAGAACATGGGCAAGCGCAAGGGCATCAACCGGGGCGTCCGCGCCGCGGAGGACGCGGAGATCATCGTCTCCGTGGACTCCGACGTGGTGGTGGAGAAGAGCGCCGTGCGCCAGCTCATCCGCCGCTTCGTGCACCCCAACGTCGCCGCGGTGGGCGGGCGCACCTTCGTCAGCAACCGTCACCAGAACTGGCTGACGCGGATGATTGAAATCAAGTTCCACTTCGCCCAGAAGTGGCTGAAGGACCTGGAGCGCTCGTTCCGCCAGGTGATGTGCCTGTCCGGTTGCCTGACGGCGTACCGCCGCTCCGTGCTGCTGGAGCTGGAGCCCATCCTGGAGTCGCGCGCCATCGCGGGCATCCCCATCAAGTACGGCGAGGACCGCTTCCTCACGCGGCAGATCGTCAAGCACGACTATGAGACGGTCTACACGCTGGACGCGTTCTGCTTCACCGCCGCGCCCGCCACGCTCGCGGGCTACTTCAGCCAGCAACTGCGCTGGCGGCGCTCCAACCTGGTGGACCTCATCTGCGGCCTGTCGCACGCGTGGCGGCTGCACCCGGTCATCACCGTGCACTACGTGTCGCAGCTGGCGCTGCTGCTCTCGTACCCGGTGGTCATCGTCCACAACATGCTCAACGGCGAGTTCTGGGACATCCTCGCGTTCCACTTCCTGGTGATTGGCCTGCTGGGCTTCATCTACCGCCTGGAGACGCGCTACCTGCCGGAGGACCGGCGCGTGCATCCGGTGAGCTTCCTGCCCATGGCGCTGCTCATGCCGGTGACGTACGCGCTCTTCACGCCGCTGGCGCTGCTGACGCTCGACTCCGGGAGCTGGGAGACGCGCGGCAGCCCCACGACGGCACCTGCGCCCTCCCCCGTTCCCGCCCCCGCGAAGCTCACCTCCAACTCCGCAGGCGAAGGAACCCCGTCATGA
- a CDS encoding phosphatase domain-containing protein, producing the protein MDLTTATTKLQALRRDMTGHTDRSDERRILDLLAGATGEELNFLLSNVDLVRLLSDLDDRLVGPDHHTELLDLLCRRRAAELSLPVRASLATALQKGATHAQAEARLRDLFLGLKGRELTGFKNLLEAGGEYHDLHKLVFDDVDDVALRAELLTHFQREADAFPSGENKVLSDIDDTFFANWVDKRYPPKTVYPGVLAFYQELDRGPGIIPGRAGDLVFVSARPQDPLGLIENATLDSLSKRGVPLAVMLSGSFFYLVGNTRIAQKKFENFEQYARLFPEYGFVFVGDSGQGDVEFGARMRESLPQAVRAVFIHDVVATPQAKRDEWRAKHVFFFDTYVGAAVDAFHAGVISRDGVDRIAAAATESLAAIAFTSPAVRQAREAELERDLAIARALPRTQPAT; encoded by the coding sequence ATGGACCTGACCACCGCGACCACGAAGCTCCAGGCGCTGCGCCGGGACATGACGGGCCACACGGACCGGAGCGACGAGCGCCGCATCCTGGACCTGCTGGCGGGCGCCACCGGCGAGGAGCTGAACTTCCTCCTGTCCAACGTGGACCTGGTGCGCCTCTTGTCGGACCTGGACGACCGGCTGGTGGGCCCGGACCACCACACGGAGCTGCTGGACCTGCTGTGCAGGCGCCGGGCGGCGGAGCTGTCCCTGCCGGTGCGCGCGTCGCTGGCCACCGCGCTCCAGAAGGGCGCCACGCACGCCCAGGCGGAAGCGCGGCTGCGCGACCTGTTCCTGGGGCTGAAGGGCCGCGAGCTGACCGGGTTCAAGAACCTGCTGGAGGCGGGCGGCGAGTACCACGACCTGCACAAGCTGGTGTTCGACGACGTGGACGACGTGGCGCTGCGCGCGGAGCTGCTCACCCACTTCCAGCGCGAGGCGGACGCCTTCCCCAGCGGGGAGAACAAGGTCCTCAGCGACATCGACGACACGTTCTTCGCCAACTGGGTGGACAAGCGCTACCCGCCGAAGACGGTGTACCCGGGCGTGCTCGCGTTCTACCAGGAGCTGGACCGGGGGCCGGGCATCATCCCGGGCCGCGCGGGCGACCTCGTCTTCGTGAGCGCGCGTCCGCAGGATCCGCTGGGCCTCATCGAGAACGCGACGCTGGACTCGCTGAGCAAGCGCGGCGTGCCGCTGGCGGTGATGCTCTCCGGCAGCTTCTTCTACCTCGTGGGAAACACGCGCATCGCGCAGAAGAAGTTCGAGAACTTCGAACAGTACGCGCGCCTCTTCCCCGAGTACGGCTTCGTCTTCGTGGGCGACAGCGGCCAGGGCGACGTGGAGTTCGGCGCGCGCATGCGCGAGTCCCTGCCCCAGGCGGTGCGCGCCGTGTTCATCCACGACGTGGTGGCGACGCCCCAGGCGAAGCGCGATGAGTGGCGCGCGAAGCACGTCTTCTTCTTCGACACGTACGTGGGCGCCGCGGTGGACGCGTTCCACGCGGGTGTCATCTCCCGGGACGGCGTGGACCGCATCGCCGCCGCCGCGACCGAATCGCTGGCGGCCATCGCCTTCACCTCTCCGGCCGTGCGTCAGGCGCGGGAGGCGGAGCTGGAGCGCGACCTGGCCATCGCGCGGGCTCTGCCGCGCACGCAGCCCGCGACCTGA